A genomic window from Candidatus Andeanibacterium colombiense includes:
- the phhA gene encoding phenylalanine 4-monooxygenase — MPAVPPEKPPSAAADWTVPQDWGHHTVQDHATWDRLFARQAKLLPGRAAPEFLAGLDILRLSRPGIPDFDELSEVLTKATGWQVVAVPGLVPDEVFFDHLANRRFVAGNFIRRPDQLDYLQEPDVFHDVFGHVPLLADPVFADYMQAYGRGGQRAGDLGAIRNLARLYWYTVEFGLIRTTGGDLRIYGAGIVSSHGESIFALDDPSPNRVGFDLRRVMRTDYRIDDYQQSYFVIDSFEALLEQTLSTAFAPLYAELADAADITPDALTVGDAVLTSGTQARARRG, encoded by the coding sequence ATGCCCGCCGTTCCTCCAGAGAAACCGCCCAGCGCCGCCGCCGACTGGACCGTGCCGCAGGACTGGGGCCACCACACCGTGCAGGACCATGCGACCTGGGACCGGCTGTTCGCACGCCAGGCGAAATTGCTGCCCGGCCGCGCGGCGCCGGAATTCCTCGCCGGGCTCGACATACTGCGCCTCTCGCGTCCCGGCATCCCCGATTTCGACGAGCTCAGCGAAGTGCTGACGAAGGCCACCGGCTGGCAGGTGGTCGCGGTGCCCGGGCTGGTACCCGACGAGGTGTTCTTCGACCATCTCGCGAACCGCCGCTTCGTCGCCGGCAATTTCATCCGCCGGCCCGACCAGCTCGACTATCTGCAGGAACCCGACGTGTTCCACGATGTGTTCGGCCATGTCCCGCTGCTCGCGGACCCGGTGTTCGCCGATTACATGCAGGCCTACGGCAGGGGCGGGCAGCGCGCGGGCGACCTCGGCGCGATCCGCAATCTCGCGCGGCTCTACTGGTACACGGTAGAATTCGGCCTGATCCGCACCACCGGGGGCGACCTCAGGATCTATGGCGCCGGGATCGTCTCGTCGCATGGCGAAAGCATTTTCGCGCTCGACGATCCCTCGCCCAACCGGGTCGGTTTCGACCTCAGGCGGGTGATGCGCACCGACTACCGGATCGACGATTATCAGCAGAGCTATTTCGTGATCGACAGCTTCGAGGCGCTGCTGGAGCAGACCCTGAGCACCGCCTTCGCGCCGCTTTACGCGGAACTGGCCGACGCGGCTGATATCACACCAGACGCGCTGACTGTAGGCGACGCAGTGCTGACGAGCGGCACGCAGGCGCGGGCGCGCCGCGGCTGA
- a CDS encoding thioredoxin family protein — MAGLEEWARGAGEIEELCPSVEALDVAGFESAVLGETDEEGIAIVHFFVRDLPISKYAASALEGVAQNGWQVFGIDCEAEASTAVAERFAIGSMPTVVLFRGGRLAAHYAGFLGRTEIGQWAVRHSQA; from the coding sequence ATGGCTGGACTGGAAGAATGGGCCCGCGGCGCGGGCGAGATCGAGGAGCTGTGCCCCTCGGTCGAGGCGCTCGACGTGGCAGGGTTCGAAAGCGCCGTGCTGGGCGAAACCGACGAGGAAGGAATCGCGATCGTGCACTTTTTTGTGCGCGACCTGCCGATCAGCAAATATGCCGCCTCCGCGCTCGAAGGCGTCGCGCAGAACGGCTGGCAGGTGTTCGGCATCGATTGCGAGGCGGAAGCCTCTACCGCGGTGGCCGAGCGCTTCGCGATCGGGAGCATGCCGACCGTGGTGCTGTTCCGCGGCGGCAGACTGGCGGCCCATTACGCCGGCTTTCTCGGGCGGACCGAGATCGGGCAGTGGGCCGTGCGGCATAGCCAGGCCTGA